The genomic stretch TCAAGCAGAATACAGTTTCACCTTAcgtaaaacaaaaatgtaatagTTTATTGAGATTCATCCTGTGCCCTGTTAGGAGTGTTAAGAGTTGGAACAAGCAGTGGATGACTTCCATGTTTATGCATCAGCCCCAACAGTATTGTTTCAGTCATCTTCTGTAGAGAAGACGACTCATAAAaagagggggggagggggaaattCTCAGACCCACAAGTTCTTGGATAAAGTTTACTAAATGCTCAGACCCACAAGTTCTTGGATAAAGTTTACTAAATGCAcataaaaatccaaataaacATTGAGGCACTTGAATGCAAACAATTAAAATGGTGATATGAGTTGCTTAGAGTACTAAGGGACCAAAGTTCATGCACATTTCTTATCaaaagttttaatttccttgAGACATCACGTAAAGGAATCTAGCTCACCTGCTGTGATACAGAGACGCTCTGTTATGCAGTAGGTGAGAGTATTTGATGTATCTTGGGACATAGCTCCACAgtaaaccaaccaaccaaccaaactgTTGATGTGTGCATAACCTCAAGGAATAAAGCACAGTAGTAGATTTGGAAATAAGAATTGCTATTGGTCttagttttttttaagtttagtCTTGACAGTGAAGAGATGAGAAAActagaagtgaaataaaacGTATTTTGGAACTTTTTGGTCCCTGTGATGGAAACGATAACCCTGGGAGGAGTTCTCTGGTGACAACagatggcagcagagctgcactcaagtattttcatttgcagtggGGAAGATCCAAGTACCTTTACTGTGGATCCAGGAAAGGGCTGCTGTGGACTTAAATACAATCCTCAAAACCACTGTGCTAGCAGTACCAGCCTTGAAGACACTTTAGCTTCTTTAGCAGctcatttttcagtattaacGTGTTCTGCTTTTAGAGCACTGCTCCAGCACGTGCCCTGCAAAACCAGTCTTCACTGGTTGAAAAGCACCTAGCTTGCATATATGTCCTAGTAAGGACCTGTAAATTATGCCTTCTTCCACCAGAGCTTTTCTTGAAGACCCTGATCAGGTGGATTTTTCCAGAGTATTCCTTCTGATATTTCATGAATTCACTTCTGAGGTGTCAGAGAGTCCCTATGTATTGTGTCAGGAGACAGGCATCTAAAATCAGGGCTGACAGTTTTGTACCTGAAGGCAGGTGTCATGTGGACATTCACGCGTTGTTTTCATCCTCAAATGAGAACAAAACAGCCAGTTAATACAGAAGGTCAGTAGCTGCACAGTACCACTTTTAATTGTAAATCTGCGGTAGTTGTAAGCATGGCTTTGATGCTTCTTCACAtaaaatgctctttctgttGTTGTCCAGAAATACTATAGCTTCATGGCAGCCTGTAGATGCAAAGAGCATGAAATCAAACACATCTGCAGATACCATGGCAGGCAAGCAGGGGAGAGAGAGCTGGAGTCCTCCGAAGAAGAGGTGAGTAGGTGGTTTTGATTATAGGTTATTCCATCCCTTGCCATGGGACAATTGTTATCCATCTAGTGTTTGTGACACTTGCTTACACTTATGTACGTGGTTTGACATCATGGGCACATGAACACGTGGACTGATTTGAGCCTTCTGTTCAGGGGGGAGAGGTGCAGGGAGGCAGAGTGACTTCTGGTGGCACTACCAGTGCCATTTCAGTCCTTTCGTGGAGGGGAAGGTTTCATGGATGTAAAGCATCCCCTCTCAGGGGCTGAGTGTGCCTTTTGTGTTGTATCATTAGAAAAcgatctttttctttccagggtCCTGAAGCCTCTGTAGCACCCAGTCAAGCTCGAACTTGCCAGCGACATGTAAGTTTATAgaatactttgtttttaaattgaggTATAgcatttctttatcattttGCATCAAGCCAGTTAAAATCTGTGATCAGGTGTGGAGACCTTGTGATGGCACAGAAGATTACCCAGTGGTGCATTCACAATCCTAATGTATGTATAAGCTGGGCAGCAGAACGGGCATACAGAGACTTGCACAGTTAACTATAAACCAGATTGTGGCATTCTGACACATAACCAGTGAAGAGTCTACTCTACATTTTGAACTGGTAGAGAATGTCAGGCACTGTGATTAATCTTCAGGCTCTTATGAATTGCACCAGCAAGAGTAATCCACCAGTTCTCCAGTCTCGCCTCGTTTGCGCTCCTGCCACACTCCCTGTGCTGAGGAAAGGCATGCAGCAAGGCACACAGCAGTTGCTTAGCCAGTTATGCTTGGCCCTCATACAGTCTGTCTGAAGACTCCTGTTCctcaagcagaagaaaactttgtttttcaaagcttAACACCTCACCAAATCAATTTCAGGAACTTCTAAGCCACAAAAGATGAGAAACGTGGAATCTGTACCGCAGTACAAATTGGTGGGAGCAGCCTTGTCCTACGGTTGCTTTCCAGGTGTACCTTCAAAACCATTTAGGTTGGTAAATTTCAGTTTCGTGAGGCAAAGATTACAGCATGCTGATTAATTACATTGATTGACATGCTAGACAAAATACTTTATGGCACTTGCTAATTTTTGTATtgacagaaacattttacagttttgtCTATGCTGCttgtatattttgaaaaatcttagTATGTTTATATAGCAGcctgaaatgtaattttcctacccaaattcatttttttttgtgggaaattTAATGTAACtaaacagtaataaaatttatttccccTCATTACCACCACCAAAGAGCAGACAAGCTTCTGAAGACATCTACATTGAAGTTTCTCCTGGCACCTATTCTGTCACAGCGACCTCAGAGGACATGGCGCAGCAAACCCACGTGGTGGATGTCAATGCAGGACAAAGCATTGATTTAACTTTTGTTCTATGATGTTTGCTGTTTCAATCACAGGAATAAAACACAAGGCTGTTTTAATGCATGTAATG from Falco rusticolus isolate bFalRus1 chromosome 10, bFalRus1.pri, whole genome shotgun sequence encodes the following:
- the AKIP1 gene encoding LOW QUALITY PROTEIN: A-kinase-interacting protein 1 (The sequence of the model RefSeq protein was modified relative to this genomic sequence to represent the inferred CDS: inserted 1 base in 1 codon) gives rise to the protein MEGARAGRTAGXARDVLERARRRRRRPAGRLPEEDSERLSAAFASIVNLMNQATRECEKYYSFMAACRCKEHEIKHICRYHGRQAGERELESSEEEGPEASVAPSQARTCQRHSRQASEDIYIEVSPGTYSVTATSEDMAQQTHVVDVNAGQSIDLTFVL